One Streptomyces sp. NBC_00554 DNA segment encodes these proteins:
- a CDS encoding NlpC/P60 family protein — translation MASHRKWLPGTRVAGIRPPALATAALTSVALLSQTATAAPSEEPKPSLEEVEKKVDDLYRQAESATDKYNAAKEKTSKQRKQVDTLLDDVAKRTEKLNTAREELGSFAAAQYRTGAAAPDTASLLLADNPQDYFDQTQLMDRLTTRQKAAVDDYVTEQAAATEKRTEASQSLETLTTSQTALKTSKADVQQKLAAARELLSQLTAEEKARLAAIEEEQRKEAERKAAELAQQQAAAEAAAKAAQESSSSTTTGTTTTTDSSYATKAAKALAFARAQVGKPYVWGATGPGSYDCSGLTQAAWKAAGVTLPRVTYDQVNAGTTVALSDAQPGDLVFFYDDVSHVGLYIGNGMMIHAPKPGAYVREESIYYDGESAIHSVVRPA, via the coding sequence TTGGCGTCGCATCGCAAATGGCTCCCGGGTACGCGCGTGGCGGGCATACGGCCTCCCGCCCTCGCCACCGCCGCCCTCACCTCCGTGGCCCTGCTTTCCCAGACGGCGACCGCCGCGCCCTCGGAGGAGCCCAAGCCGAGCCTCGAAGAGGTCGAGAAGAAGGTCGACGACCTCTACCGGCAGGCGGAGTCGGCCACCGACAAGTACAACGCGGCCAAGGAGAAGACCTCCAAGCAGCGCAAGCAGGTCGACACCCTTCTCGACGATGTCGCCAAACGCACGGAGAAGCTCAACACCGCGCGTGAGGAGCTGGGTTCGTTCGCCGCGGCGCAGTACCGCACCGGGGCCGCCGCCCCCGACACCGCGAGCCTCCTGCTGGCCGACAACCCGCAGGACTACTTCGACCAGACCCAGCTGATGGACCGGCTGACCACCCGCCAGAAGGCGGCCGTCGACGACTACGTCACGGAGCAGGCCGCCGCCACCGAGAAGCGCACGGAGGCCTCCCAGAGCCTGGAGACGCTGACCACCTCGCAGACCGCCCTCAAGACGTCCAAGGCCGACGTCCAGCAGAAGCTCGCCGCGGCGCGCGAACTGCTCTCGCAGCTGACCGCCGAGGAGAAGGCGCGGCTCGCGGCGATCGAGGAGGAGCAGCGCAAGGAGGCCGAGCGCAAGGCGGCGGAGCTGGCGCAGCAGCAGGCCGCCGCCGAGGCCGCGGCGAAGGCGGCCCAGGAGTCGTCGTCGAGCACCACGACCGGCACGACCACCACCACCGACTCCTCGTACGCGACGAAGGCGGCCAAGGCCCTCGCCTTCGCCCGCGCCCAGGTAGGCAAGCCGTACGTCTGGGGCGCCACCGGCCCCGGCTCGTACGACTGCTCGGGTCTCACCCAGGCCGCCTGGAAGGCCGCCGGCGTCACGCTCCCGCGCGTCACCTACGACCAGGTGAACGCGGGCACGACCGTCGCCCTCTCCGACGCCCAGCCCGGCGACCTCGTCTTCTTCTACGACGACGTCAGCCACGTCGGCCTCTACATCGGCAACGGCATGATGATCCACGCCCCGAAGCCGGGCGCGTACGTCCGCGAGGAATCGATCTACTACGACGGCGAGTCGGCAATCCACAGCGTGGTACGCCCGGCGTAA
- a CDS encoding tellurite resistance/C4-dicarboxylate transporter family protein, whose amino-acid sequence MPAVSQLRAWWAERPPAAGAAVMASSIVSVGLHLTGYETLSRIALVLAAAAWLALAADFVVRLVRERTRWAAEAGTPAGLTAVAATAVLGTRLSALGWQEVAEALLALSAVLWPVLLFVVVRHWKRRMAGGVFLVCVATESLAVLAATLAAAVGTDWLAHAALVLFWLGIVLYGVAFAHFDIREVATGAGDHWIAGGALAISALAGAELVAAHNINAYLWNDDDNGVLRAATVALLVLDLAWYCVLGAAELVRPRLRYDVRRWATVFPLGMTAVSILSVSTALDVDWLKGPGEVLLWIAVAAWLAVAAGALRSTAPR is encoded by the coding sequence ATGCCAGCCGTCTCCCAGCTCCGCGCCTGGTGGGCCGAGCGGCCGCCCGCCGCCGGTGCCGCCGTCATGGCCAGCAGCATCGTCTCGGTCGGGTTGCATCTGACCGGATACGAGACGCTGTCCCGTATCGCGCTGGTTCTGGCGGCCGCTGCCTGGCTCGCGCTCGCCGCGGACTTCGTCGTGCGACTGGTGCGGGAGCGGACGCGCTGGGCGGCGGAGGCGGGCACGCCTGCCGGACTGACCGCCGTCGCGGCGACCGCCGTCCTCGGTACACGGCTGTCGGCGCTGGGGTGGCAGGAGGTCGCCGAGGCGCTCCTTGCGCTGTCGGCCGTGCTGTGGCCGGTGCTGCTCTTCGTCGTCGTACGGCACTGGAAGCGTCGTATGGCCGGAGGGGTGTTCCTGGTGTGCGTGGCCACGGAGAGCCTGGCGGTGCTGGCGGCCACGCTCGCCGCGGCGGTGGGCACGGACTGGCTCGCGCACGCCGCGCTGGTGCTGTTCTGGCTCGGGATCGTGCTCTACGGGGTGGCGTTCGCGCACTTCGACATCAGGGAGGTGGCCACGGGCGCCGGGGACCACTGGATCGCGGGCGGCGCGCTCGCGATCTCGGCGCTGGCCGGGGCCGAACTCGTCGCCGCACACAACATCAACGCGTACCTGTGGAACGACGACGACAACGGCGTCCTGCGTGCCGCCACCGTCGCCCTGCTCGTCCTCGACCTCGCCTGGTACTGCGTCCTGGGCGCCGCGGAACTGGTCCGGCCGCGCCTTCGCTACGACGTGCGGCGCTGGGCGACCGTGTTCCCGCTGGGGATGACGGCGGTGTCGATCCTGTCGGTCTCGACCGCCCTTGATGTCGACTGGCTCAAGGGGCCGGGTGAGGTACTGCTGTGGATCGCAGTGGCGGCATGGCTGGCGGTGGCAGCCGGAGCCCTCAGGTCCACAGCACCGCGATGA
- a CDS encoding C40 family peptidase, translating into MATHRKPRQRSLGGGKARTAATIALAGAATATAFDGTGYAEPQLSTAQVKAKVDKLYEEAEVATEKYNGAKEKAGKAAERLGTLQDEAARKEERLNSAREALGSIAASQYRSGGLDPALQLALSDDPGQYLEGAALAERAGDRQASAVERVRQQLREIEQLRGAAHVELASLKSRQAELKRHKKTINGKLDAARQLLGRLSEEERAQAVGTGDSGDRASRSSARDLTQAPSSGSVAAPNSRAAAAVSYAYAKLGSPYVWGATGPDAFDCSGLSQAAYRAAGIALPRTTYAQINAGRRVSRSELAPGDLVFFYSGISHVGIYVGNGQMIHAPNPSAPVRLAPIDEMPFAGATRVA; encoded by the coding sequence GTGGCAACACACCGCAAGCCCAGGCAGCGCTCGCTCGGCGGAGGCAAGGCCCGCACCGCCGCCACGATCGCCCTCGCGGGTGCGGCGACGGCCACCGCCTTCGACGGGACGGGGTACGCCGAGCCCCAGCTGTCGACGGCACAGGTGAAGGCCAAGGTCGACAAGTTGTACGAGGAGGCGGAGGTCGCCACCGAGAAGTACAACGGCGCCAAGGAGAAGGCCGGCAAGGCTGCGGAGCGGCTGGGCACGTTGCAGGACGAGGCGGCCCGCAAGGAGGAGCGCCTCAACTCGGCACGCGAAGCGCTGGGTTCGATAGCTGCCTCGCAGTACCGCAGCGGTGGCCTCGACCCGGCGCTGCAGCTCGCGCTCTCCGACGATCCCGGCCAGTACCTGGAAGGTGCCGCGCTCGCCGAGCGTGCGGGCGACAGGCAGGCGTCGGCCGTTGAGCGCGTACGCCAGCAGCTGCGGGAGATCGAGCAGTTGCGCGGCGCCGCGCATGTCGAGCTGGCCTCGCTCAAGTCGCGGCAGGCGGAGCTGAAGCGGCACAAGAAGACGATCAACGGGAAGCTGGATGCGGCCAGGCAGCTGTTGGGCCGGCTCAGCGAGGAGGAGCGCGCACAGGCCGTCGGCACCGGTGACTCCGGCGACCGCGCCTCGCGCTCCTCGGCCCGGGACCTGACCCAGGCGCCGTCGTCGGGCTCGGTCGCGGCCCCCAACTCCCGTGCGGCGGCGGCCGTCTCGTACGCCTACGCAAAGCTCGGCAGCCCCTACGTCTGGGGCGCCACGGGGCCGGACGCCTTCGACTGCTCCGGCCTGTCCCAGGCCGCGTACCGCGCCGCGGGCATCGCCCTGCCCCGTACGACCTACGCCCAGATCAACGCCGGCCGCCGCGTCTCACGCTCCGAACTCGCCCCCGGCGACCTGGTGTTCTTCTACTCGGGCATCAGCCATGTGGGCATCTACGTGGGCAACGGCCAGATGATCCACGCCCCCAACCCGAGCGCGCCGGTGCGACTGGCTCCGATCGACGAGATGCCGTTCGCCGGGGCCACTCGGGTGGCGTGA
- a CDS encoding PLP-dependent aminotransferase family protein, with amino-acid sequence MNRSNGDHDDRSINNASAGSSDFLQLDIGEAPFGGRADWLAGQLRRAISDGRLPLGSRLPATRGLAAELQVSRGVVTEAYQRLSEDGHVAGRGRNGTVVVAAPTGASRSPGPSRSSDVARSPGAPLEPYRSELPGDALSRLFSAPPGDDIFDLIRSAPARIDFSPGVPDLTAFPRAAWLRAEREVLGGLSAPGFGYGDPCGTPELRRAVAHWLARNRGIRVEPDEVIVVAGTAQALALLGQVLRDDGVEEIAVEDPGSLGVRQHLQWQGLRTPPVSVDAEGIRVAELRTHGVVLLTPAHQFPTGVVLGGARRRELMRWAGDGGLIVEDDYDAEHRYDRPPVPALRSMLPERVCYAGSVSKLLAPALRTGWLVAPPRYRDALVAAKRFADLGNPALPQLVLARLMESGELERQLRQLRRRHRRRRDAMIAAIRHRLPGAVVHGAAAGLHLLITFERPELGEPEFAGSDFAGPDFAGPESARPLGEALLDTDLAAASLARGVKVHPLSWHRQRPGPPGLLLGYAASPATAIADGVAAIGDALRDVRRN; translated from the coding sequence GTGAACAGGTCCAATGGTGACCATGACGACAGGTCCATAAACAACGCATCGGCAGGGTCGTCCGACTTTCTCCAACTCGACATCGGTGAAGCCCCGTTCGGTGGCCGCGCCGACTGGCTGGCGGGGCAGTTGCGGCGGGCGATCTCCGACGGCCGGCTGCCGCTGGGGTCCAGGCTCCCGGCGACCCGGGGCCTCGCCGCCGAGCTCCAGGTCTCGCGCGGGGTGGTGACAGAGGCGTACCAGCGGCTGTCCGAGGACGGGCACGTCGCGGGCAGGGGCCGGAACGGGACGGTGGTCGTGGCGGCGCCCACGGGTGCGTCTCGTTCGCCCGGCCCGTCTCGTTCGTCCGACGTGGCCCGCTCACCCGGCGCGCCCCTAGAGCCCTACCGCAGCGAGCTGCCCGGCGATGCGCTCAGCCGCCTGTTCTCCGCGCCTCCCGGCGACGACATCTTCGACCTGATCCGCTCTGCCCCCGCCCGTATCGACTTCTCGCCCGGCGTCCCCGACCTCACCGCCTTCCCGCGAGCGGCCTGGCTGCGTGCCGAGCGGGAGGTGCTCGGTGGGCTCTCCGCGCCGGGATTCGGGTACGGGGATCCGTGCGGGACACCGGAGTTGCGGCGGGCCGTGGCGCACTGGCTGGCGCGGAACCGCGGGATCAGGGTCGAGCCGGACGAGGTGATCGTCGTCGCGGGGACCGCGCAGGCGCTGGCGCTGCTCGGGCAGGTGCTGCGCGACGACGGGGTGGAGGAGATCGCCGTGGAGGACCCCGGCTCGCTCGGGGTCCGGCAGCATCTGCAATGGCAGGGGCTGCGTACGCCGCCGGTGTCCGTCGACGCCGAGGGGATCCGGGTGGCCGAACTGCGGACGCACGGAGTGGTGTTGCTGACGCCGGCGCACCAGTTCCCGACCGGGGTGGTGCTCGGGGGAGCGCGGCGCCGCGAGCTGATGCGGTGGGCCGGGGACGGCGGGCTGATCGTGGAGGACGACTACGACGCCGAGCACCGCTACGACCGGCCGCCCGTGCCCGCGCTGCGGTCGATGCTCCCGGAGCGGGTCTGTTACGCGGGCAGCGTGTCCAAGCTGCTCGCCCCCGCCCTGCGTACGGGATGGCTGGTCGCGCCGCCGCGCTACCGGGACGCGCTGGTCGCCGCCAAACGCTTCGCCGACCTCGGCAACCCGGCCCTGCCTCAGCTCGTACTCGCGCGGCTCATGGAATCGGGTGAACTGGAGCGGCAGCTGCGCCAGTTGCGCCGCCGTCACCGTCGCCGCCGCGACGCAATGATCGCTGCGATCCGCCACCGACTGCCGGGCGCGGTGGTCCACGGAGCCGCAGCCGGGCTCCACCTGCTGATCACCTTCGAGAGGCCGGAGCTCGGCGAGCCGGAGTTCGCTGGGTCGGATTTCGCCGGGCCGGATTTCGCCGGGCCGGAGTCGGCCCGCCCTCTCGGCGAAGCCTTGCTCGACACCGACCTCGCCGCGGCCTCGCTCGCCCGCGGCGTCAAGGTGCACCCGCTGTCCTGGCATCGCCAGCGCCCCGGCCCGCCCGGCCTGCTCCTCGGATACGCCGCGTCTCCCGCAACGGCCATCGCGGACGGGGTGGCCGCGATCGGCGATGCCCTGCGAGACGTCCGCCGGAACTGA
- a CDS encoding L-histidine N(alpha)-methyltransferase: MTTPIDYVHGYSAHETRRLGDQADTLAALLHSGTAYPAGSKVLEVGCGVGAQTVHLVTESPEAHFAAVDISATSLSQARARVSAHAPDAHVSWHQANLFELPFPDAEFDHLFVCFVLEHLAAPRQALTALRRVLRPGGTLTVIEGDHGSAFFHPDSTYAHAAIDCQIQLQSTAGGDALLGRQLHPLVTGAGYEDVVVRPRTVYADSSRPTLVNGFTRNTFIAMIESVREDALAGGLTTPTDWDRGIRDLHRTATDDGTFHYTFFKALAVNPPAS, translated from the coding sequence ATGACCACGCCAATCGACTACGTGCACGGCTACTCCGCCCACGAGACCCGCCGCCTCGGCGATCAGGCCGACACCCTGGCGGCCCTGCTGCACTCCGGCACGGCATACCCCGCGGGCAGCAAGGTTCTCGAGGTCGGCTGCGGGGTGGGGGCGCAGACGGTGCACCTGGTGACGGAGAGCCCGGAGGCGCACTTCGCCGCTGTCGACATCTCAGCCACTTCCCTCTCCCAGGCCCGCGCCCGCGTGAGCGCCCACGCCCCCGACGCACACGTTTCGTGGCACCAGGCGAACCTCTTCGAACTTCCCTTTCCCGACGCCGAGTTCGACCACCTCTTCGTCTGCTTCGTCCTGGAGCATCTCGCCGCCCCACGCCAGGCCCTCACCGCACTGCGCCGCGTCCTGCGCCCGGGCGGCACCCTCACCGTCATCGAGGGCGACCACGGCTCGGCGTTCTTCCACCCCGACAGCACCTACGCCCACGCGGCGATCGACTGTCAGATCCAACTCCAGTCCACGGCGGGCGGCGACGCCCTGCTCGGCCGCCAACTGCATCCACTCGTCACGGGCGCCGGTTACGAGGACGTCGTGGTCCGCCCCCGTACGGTCTACGCGGACAGCTCCCGCCCCACCCTGGTGAACGGCTTCACCCGCAACACCTTCATCGCGATGATCGAATCCGTACGCGAAGACGCCCTCGCCGGGGGCCTGACGACCCCGACGGACTGGGACCGGGGCATCAGGGACCTGCACCGCACGGCCACCGACGACGGCACGTTCCACTACACGTTCTTCAAGGCCCTCGCGGTGAATCCACCGGCCAGTTAG
- a CDS encoding response regulator transcription factor gives MSDTNGPVESGSSAGAEETPSAAAASGEAANKAGSAAAGSGRHARVVLVDDHRMFRTGVQAEIGETERTGVEVVGEAADVDQAVTVITATRPEVVLLDVHLPGGGGVEVLRRCAPLMADAEQPVRFLALSVSDAAEDVIGVIRGGARGYVTKTITGTDLVDSIFRVQDGDAVFSPRLAGFVLDAFASTDAPPVDEDLDRLTQREREVLRLIARGYAYKEIAKQLFISVKTVESHVSAVLRKLQLSNRHELTRWATARRLV, from the coding sequence ATGAGTGACACGAATGGGCCTGTGGAGTCCGGCAGTTCTGCCGGTGCGGAGGAGACCCCTTCGGCTGCCGCCGCATCCGGAGAGGCCGCGAACAAGGCCGGGTCGGCCGCCGCCGGGAGTGGGCGTCATGCGCGGGTTGTGCTCGTCGACGACCACCGCATGTTCCGTACGGGCGTTCAGGCCGAGATCGGCGAGACCGAGCGGACCGGCGTCGAGGTGGTCGGTGAGGCCGCGGACGTCGATCAGGCGGTCACGGTCATCACGGCCACCCGGCCCGAGGTCGTTCTGCTCGACGTCCACCTGCCGGGCGGCGGCGGTGTCGAAGTGCTGCGCCGTTGCGCCCCGTTGATGGCCGACGCCGAGCAGCCGGTCCGCTTCCTCGCGCTGTCCGTGTCGGACGCCGCGGAGGACGTCATCGGTGTGATCCGCGGTGGCGCCCGGGGCTATGTCACCAAGACGATCACCGGTACGGACCTCGTGGACTCCATCTTCCGCGTCCAGGACGGCGACGCGGTCTTCTCGCCCCGCCTGGCCGGATTCGTCCTCGACGCGTTCGCCTCGACCGACGCCCCGCCCGTCGACGAGGACCTCGACCGTCTCACCCAGCGCGAGCGCGAGGTCCTCCGCCTCATCGCCCGCGGCTACGCGTACAAGGAGATCGCCAAGCAGCTGTTCATCTCCGTCAAGACGGTCGAGTCCCATGTCTCCGCCGTACTGCGGAAGTTGCAGCTCTCCAACCGGCACGAGCTGACCCGGTGGGCCACGGCTCGTCGTCTGGTGTAG
- a CDS encoding ATP-binding protein → MPGPAGRVNIDGMPEAAAMPLDAPRPPRKLYRSSDGRWLGGVARGLAGHLGLPVIWVRLVFVGLFMADGLGALLYAAFWFFVPLGVGGVGGVGPVGAGRTPGISTETAPDGRRRLVARKPDKGQIVALLLMVVVAMVFVGNVNLGGGAKAYLWPTVLVGAGVALVWRQADNARRARWVEVGRRRRTLTLLRSAAGVLLVTAGVSGIFVLQGSAAHLGSVLQAALAVLVGIALLAGPYLVRMTQDLSEERLMRIRAQERAEVAAHVHDSVLHTLTLIQRNADNGNEVRRLARAQERDLRTWLYKPEGTGKDEAEEPDTLAEAVRRNAAEVEDKHGVPIEVVVVGDCPLDEGITAQMQAAREAMVNAAKYGGEGGAVQVFAEVEGRTVFVSVRDRGPGFDLDSIPADRMGVRESIIGRMERNGGTARLRAVPDGGTEVELEMERAEKTS, encoded by the coding sequence ATGCCCGGGCCCGCCGGGCGTGTGAACATCGATGGCATGCCGGAAGCCGCAGCCATGCCACTGGACGCCCCGCGGCCCCCGCGCAAGCTCTACCGCAGCAGCGACGGACGCTGGCTCGGGGGCGTGGCGCGAGGGCTCGCCGGGCATCTCGGGCTGCCCGTGATCTGGGTGCGGCTCGTGTTCGTCGGCCTGTTCATGGCGGACGGGCTGGGGGCCCTGCTCTATGCCGCGTTCTGGTTCTTCGTGCCGCTCGGCGTCGGCGGGGTCGGAGGAGTCGGCCCGGTCGGTGCGGGGCGTACGCCGGGCATCTCCACCGAGACCGCCCCCGACGGCCGCCGCAGGCTCGTGGCCCGCAAGCCGGACAAGGGACAGATCGTCGCCCTGCTCCTCATGGTCGTCGTGGCCATGGTCTTCGTCGGCAATGTGAACCTCGGCGGCGGAGCGAAGGCGTATCTGTGGCCGACGGTGCTCGTCGGCGCGGGCGTCGCCCTCGTCTGGCGCCAGGCGGACAACGCGCGGCGGGCCCGCTGGGTGGAGGTCGGCCGCCGCCGTCGTACGCTCACGCTGCTGCGTTCCGCTGCGGGTGTCCTGCTGGTCACCGCCGGAGTCTCCGGGATATTCGTCCTCCAGGGCTCGGCCGCCCACCTCGGCTCCGTCCTCCAGGCGGCACTCGCCGTCCTGGTCGGCATAGCGCTGCTCGCCGGCCCCTATCTCGTACGCATGACACAGGACCTCTCCGAAGAGCGCCTGATGCGTATCCGCGCCCAGGAGCGGGCGGAAGTCGCCGCCCATGTCCACGACTCGGTGCTGCACACCCTGACCCTGATCCAGCGCAACGCGGACAACGGGAACGAGGTGCGCCGCCTGGCCCGCGCCCAGGAGCGCGACCTGCGCACCTGGCTCTACAAACCGGAGGGCACCGGCAAGGACGAGGCCGAGGAGCCCGACACCCTCGCCGAGGCGGTCCGGCGCAATGCCGCGGAGGTCGAGGACAAGCACGGCGTCCCCATCGAGGTCGTGGTCGTCGGCGACTGCCCGCTCGACGAGGGCATCACCGCACAGATGCAGGCCGCGCGGGAAGCGATGGTGAACGCGGCCAAGTACGGTGGCGAGGGCGGCGCGGTACAGGTCTTCGCCGAAGTCGAGGGCAGGACGGTCTTCGTGTCCGTTCGTGACCGCGGCCCCGGCTTCGACCTCGACTCGATACCCGCCGACCGCATGGGCGTCAGAGAATCGATCATCGGCCGCATGGAGCGCAACGGCGGCACGGCGCGGCTGCGCGCGGTGCCGGACGGCGGCACGGAGGTCGAGCTGGAGATGGAGAGGGCGGAGAAGACGTCATGA
- a CDS encoding PspC domain-containing protein, whose product MTDHQHAAAEPDPGPGPGAPPPGTGPRDAVPPATGEEPHAPEVPRKFRRDRRHKMLGGVCAGLGRQCDMDPVIFRIVLAVLSATGGLGLIFYGFVWLFVPFDDDEENEVRKLLTGRVDGQALAAVLFALVGCGVFLSMINNGGVLTFAVVLALLLAGAGFWSQQRGAPDPDPLAAQAVADAPPEAQAPPVPASYPSWWRDPIIKDGSHVGGTGYLWGPRDARNRDVAAALNIARGTSRPDIRTAWQPQPKPPGPRWIGGWVLVLALVAGILGTSLTWEEHTLGTSLQTGLASALIVFGLGIAISAFKGRTGAGSIFLAILTAGLLAASAALPKDISTHWVRTEWTPTTAAQVKETYDLGTGVGTLDLTNLDLAKGQTLSTNAEVGVGQLKVIVPKDLTVNLTVDVGVGDIQLPGDDKKDVDVAPGKHKSVTLSPTTADKNGGTLDLDLQVGVGQAEVTRATS is encoded by the coding sequence ATGACAGATCACCAGCACGCGGCGGCGGAGCCGGACCCCGGCCCCGGCCCGGGCGCCCCACCACCGGGCACCGGGCCGCGCGACGCCGTGCCGCCCGCCACAGGTGAGGAGCCGCACGCGCCCGAGGTCCCCCGCAAGTTCCGTCGCGACCGGCGGCACAAGATGCTGGGCGGGGTGTGCGCCGGACTGGGGCGGCAGTGCGACATGGACCCGGTGATCTTCCGGATCGTGCTCGCGGTGCTCTCCGCGACCGGCGGCCTCGGCCTCATCTTCTACGGCTTCGTCTGGCTGTTCGTCCCCTTCGACGACGACGAGGAGAACGAGGTACGGAAGCTCCTGACCGGCCGCGTGGACGGCCAGGCGCTGGCGGCCGTGCTCTTCGCCCTGGTCGGCTGCGGAGTGTTCCTCTCGATGATCAACAACGGCGGGGTGCTGACCTTCGCCGTGGTCCTCGCCCTGCTCCTGGCGGGCGCCGGGTTCTGGTCGCAGCAGCGCGGCGCCCCCGACCCCGACCCGCTCGCCGCCCAGGCCGTGGCCGACGCCCCGCCGGAGGCACAGGCACCGCCCGTCCCCGCCTCCTACCCCTCCTGGTGGCGCGACCCGATCATCAAGGACGGCTCCCATGTCGGCGGTACCGGCTATCTGTGGGGCCCGAGAGACGCCCGGAACCGAGATGTGGCGGCCGCACTCAACATCGCCCGGGGCACAAGCCGCCCGGACATACGCACGGCATGGCAGCCGCAGCCGAAGCCACCCGGCCCGCGCTGGATCGGCGGCTGGGTGCTCGTGCTCGCGCTCGTCGCGGGCATCCTCGGCACCAGCCTGACCTGGGAAGAACACACGCTGGGCACCAGCCTGCAGACCGGCCTGGCCAGTGCGCTGATCGTGTTCGGCCTGGGCATCGCGATCAGCGCGTTCAAGGGCCGTACGGGCGCAGGCTCGATCTTCCTCGCGATACTCACCGCGGGCCTGCTCGCCGCCTCCGCCGCACTCCCCAAGGACATCAGCACGCACTGGGTACGAACGGAGTGGACCCCGACCACCGCGGCCCAAGTGAAGGAGACCTACGACCTCGGCACAGGCGTGGGCACCCTGGACCTGACCAACCTCGACCTCGCCAAGGGCCAGACCCTGTCGACGAACGCGGAGGTGGGTGTGGGCCAGCTCAAGGTGATCGTCCCGAAGGATCTGACCGTGAACCTGACCGTCGATGTCGGCGTCGGAGACATCCAGTTGCCGGGCGACGACAAGAAGGACGTGGACGTGGCACCGGGCAAGCACAAGAGCGTGACACTGTCGCCCACGACCGCCGACAAGAACGGCGGCACCCTCGACCTCGACCTCCAGGTCGGCGTGGGCCAGGCGGAGGTGACCCGTGCCACGTCATGA
- a CDS encoding DoxX family protein, with amino-acid sequence MTHGIRTDTPSPYLDGGRDWRDTATRYALLPLRVFLGVTFIYAGLDKLTDSAFMSDSGAGSIGDMMRGVRDSSAIPALVDLSLKNPVGFGYAIAFGELAVGIGTLIGLLARLAAFGGALISLSLWLTVSWAADPYYYGNDLIYLMAWLPLVLAGASVFSVDAALRARRRQRAGGYR; translated from the coding sequence ATGACTCACGGTATTCGGACGGACACACCGAGCCCCTATCTCGATGGGGGGCGGGACTGGCGGGACACTGCCACCCGTTACGCCCTGCTTCCTCTACGGGTCTTCCTCGGCGTCACCTTCATCTACGCGGGCCTGGACAAACTCACCGACAGCGCGTTCATGTCGGACTCCGGCGCCGGCTCGATCGGCGACATGATGCGCGGGGTCCGGGACTCCTCGGCGATCCCGGCGCTTGTGGATCTGTCGCTGAAGAATCCGGTCGGCTTCGGTTATGCGATTGCCTTCGGTGAGCTCGCCGTCGGGATCGGCACACTGATCGGCCTGCTGGCCCGCCTCGCCGCGTTCGGCGGTGCCCTCATCTCGCTCAGCCTGTGGCTGACCGTGAGCTGGGCCGCCGACCCGTACTACTACGGCAATGACCTGATCTACCTGATGGCCTGGCTGCCGCTGGTTCTGGCCGGTGCGTCGGTGTTCTCCGTGGATGCGGCGTTGAGGGCCAGGCGTAGGCAACGGGCCGGGGGCTATCGCTAG
- a CDS encoding DUF4429 domain-containing protein: MAEIIQRDGTWVFDGSTVRITPGLHRSVPLFRQTYGEVAVPLEAIAGIVYEPERKRGRLRLSLREGADPLLQATGGRLPEAADPYRLAVDIDRSGVAEYVAEEIRRALLLDQIPKEPTKGYLLPGPPVPVSVRSSDGTVSFDGTQVRIDWADTSDRVKRATGPRIIAVSDLAQVEWLPNSGYEDGFLRFVTGETVFSKLPPEKDPYSLDLWGNTHRDLLTALVATAVTARLPHPSTRTGEYVDRPHLRAAVPPPADHHDVLLRRLRELGELHRDGVLTDEEFAATKAAVLRGF, translated from the coding sequence ATGGCCGAGATCATCCAGCGCGACGGGACCTGGGTCTTCGACGGCAGCACGGTCAGGATCACGCCGGGACTGCACCGCTCCGTGCCGCTGTTCCGGCAGACGTACGGGGAGGTCGCGGTTCCCCTGGAGGCGATCGCCGGCATCGTCTACGAGCCCGAACGCAAGCGCGGCCGCCTGCGGCTGAGCCTGCGCGAGGGCGCCGACCCGCTTCTCCAGGCGACCGGCGGCCGGCTGCCCGAGGCGGCGGACCCGTACCGGCTGGCGGTCGACATCGACCGTTCCGGGGTCGCGGAGTACGTCGCCGAGGAGATCCGCCGCGCGCTGCTCCTCGACCAGATCCCCAAGGAGCCGACGAAGGGGTACCTCCTTCCGGGCCCGCCCGTTCCCGTCTCCGTCCGCTCCAGTGACGGCACGGTGTCGTTCGACGGGACGCAGGTGCGGATCGACTGGGCGGACACCTCCGACCGGGTCAAGCGGGCGACGGGCCCGCGGATCATCGCGGTGAGCGACCTCGCACAGGTCGAGTGGCTGCCCAACTCCGGTTACGAGGACGGTTTTCTGCGCTTCGTGACCGGCGAGACCGTCTTCTCGAAGCTGCCGCCCGAGAAGGACCCGTACTCCCTCGACCTGTGGGGCAACACCCACCGCGACCTCCTGACGGCTCTGGTCGCCACCGCCGTCACCGCCCGCTTGCCGCATCCGTCCACCCGCACGGGCGAGTACGTGGACCGCCCCCACCTCAGGGCCGCCGTACCGCCTCCGGCCGACCATCACGACGTACTCCTGCGCCGTCTGCGGGAGTTGGGCGAACTGCACCGCGACGGCGTACTCACGGACGAGGAGTTCGCGGCGACGAAGGCGGCGGTGCTCCGCGGTTTCTGA